Proteins found in one Methanomicrobiales archaeon genomic segment:
- a CDS encoding acetyl-CoA decarbonylase/synthase complex subunit delta: MESAQKEEWSGSIDRVILGATRAEGGTRTRSYAIGGESGLAFLSEPPAGNPLPLIALEICDDIDLWPAIVTDYVGDTARDPPAWAAAAEKEYGADLVRLYLTSTRRRGFGDFASLRRTVEAVLSATGLPLIIEGSDEPSIDSEVFRTCAEAGEGERLLLGTAEADRYRSVAAAALAYNHALIAQSPIDINLAKQLNILLREIGVPHDRIVIDPYTGALGYGFEYSYSVMERIRHAALKGDADLAMPMISSAIDSMNVKEVREAADRMEMAVNWEFYTCFSAAVAGADIVCVRHPATIPRLKESFAALRGASVPKEGEPWP, encoded by the coding sequence ATGGAGTCTGCACAGAAGGAAGAGTGGAGTGGCAGCATCGATCGGGTGATCCTGGGGGCGACGAGGGCGGAAGGGGGAACCCGAACGCGATCGTACGCGATCGGCGGGGAGAGCGGTCTCGCCTTCCTCTCGGAGCCGCCCGCGGGGAATCCCCTGCCGCTGATCGCGCTCGAGATCTGCGACGATATCGACCTCTGGCCCGCTATCGTAACCGACTACGTGGGCGATACCGCCCGGGATCCGCCCGCCTGGGCCGCCGCCGCGGAGAAAGAGTACGGCGCCGATCTCGTGCGGCTCTACCTGACCAGCACGCGGCGGCGGGGGTTCGGGGACTTCGCCTCCCTCCGCCGCACGGTGGAGGCGGTGCTCTCGGCGACGGGGCTTCCCCTGATCATCGAGGGGAGCGACGAGCCCTCCATCGACAGCGAGGTCTTCCGCACCTGCGCCGAGGCGGGGGAGGGCGAGAGGCTTCTTTTGGGCACCGCGGAGGCGGACCGCTACCGCAGTGTCGCCGCGGCGGCGCTCGCCTACAACCATGCCCTCATCGCCCAGTCTCCGATCGACATCAACCTGGCGAAGCAGCTGAACATCCTGCTGCGGGAGATCGGGGTGCCCCACGACCGCATCGTGATCGATCCGTATACGGGGGCGCTCGGCTACGGCTTCGAGTACTCCTACTCGGTCATGGAGCGGATCCGCCATGCCGCCCTGAAGGGTGACGCTGATCTCGCGATGCCGATGATCAGCAGCGCGATCGACTCGATGAACGTGAAGGAGGTGCGGGAAGCGGCCGACAGGATGGAGATGGCCGTGAACTGGGAGTTCTACACCTGCTTCTCCGCCGCCGTCGCCGGTGCGGACATCGTCTGCGTCCGCCATCCGGCGACGATTCCACGTCTGAAAGAGAGTTTTGCCGCTCTGCGGGGAGCGTCGGTGCCGAAGGAGGGGGAGCCATGGCCTTGA